Proteins from a genomic interval of Haliaeetus albicilla chromosome 13, bHalAlb1.1, whole genome shotgun sequence:
- the NENF gene encoding neudesin: MAVEDSHQQTPGGQEDDRGPGLPPAGAGGGAGRGPRPALGGMAGGAARVLLAALLGALPAAAERELRFRPPAEAPVRLFTEPELARYDGQQEGQPIYLAVKGVVFDVTSGKEFYGKGAPYNALVGKDSTRGVAKMSLDPADLTHDITGLTEEELKSLDDIFNNVYKAKYPIVGYTSRRILNEDGSPNLDFKPEDQPHFNIKDEF; this comes from the exons atggCAGTTGAGGACTCCCATCAGCAGACCCCTGGCGGTCAGGAGGACGACCGGGGCCCGGGGCTGCCTCCGGCGGGGGCCggaggcggggccgggcgggggccgCGGCCCGCCCTTGGCGGTAtggcgggcggcgcggcgcgggtGCTGCTGGCCGCCCTGCTCGGCGCCCTGCCGGCCGCGGCCGAGCGGGAGCTGCGCTTCAGGCCGCCGGCCGAGGCCCCGGTGCGGCTCTTCACCGAGCCCGAGCTGGCCAGATACGACGGGCAGCAG GAAGGACAGCCCATTTACCTGGCGGTGAAGGGAGTAGTATTTGATGTCACTTCTGGAAAAG AATTTTATGGAAAAGGAGCCCCATACAATGCTTTGGTTGGAAAAGACTCAACAAGAGGAGTTGCAAAGATGTCTCTGGATCCAGCAGATCTTACACATGACATA ACAGGACTCACAGAAGAGGAACTGAAGTCTCTGGATGATATCTTCAATAATGTTTATAAGGCCAAATATCCAATTGTTGGCTATACTTCTCGCCGAATTCTGAATGAGGATGGCAGCCCCAATCTAGACTTTAAACCTGAAGATCAGCCACATTTCAACATTAAAGATGAGTTTTGA